The proteins below come from a single Dermatophilaceae bacterium Soc4.6 genomic window:
- a CDS encoding phosphoribosyltransferase family protein, which translates to MQPFGAVLDLVVPRACGGCGSPSSLPLCPSCVAGLDRVRWPSPRVVTPHPRPRGLPPTVAAAAYAGVLRRLVTAHKDEGRRDLAPVLAGLLAASLDVLVVPGTVVVPVPSSRSARRRRGDRPLDHLLRLAGRNVAPGGAGVVVVDALRAVRVLADQSGLDRAGRAANLRGAYAVRPGDRGRLEGREVVLVDDVLTTGATLAEAARAVRCAGGEPVASAVIAATRLRGDRPATPHPVSAPDRSALPPRDAED; encoded by the coding sequence ATGCAGCCCTTCGGTGCCGTGCTCGACCTCGTGGTCCCGCGTGCCTGCGGCGGCTGCGGTTCGCCCTCGTCGCTACCGCTGTGCCCCTCCTGCGTGGCCGGGCTGGACCGGGTGCGCTGGCCGTCCCCACGGGTCGTCACGCCCCACCCCAGACCGCGCGGCCTGCCACCCACCGTGGCGGCGGCCGCCTACGCCGGGGTGCTGCGGCGGCTCGTGACCGCGCACAAGGACGAGGGCCGCCGCGACCTCGCGCCCGTCCTCGCCGGGCTGCTGGCCGCGAGCCTCGACGTGCTCGTGGTGCCGGGCACGGTCGTGGTGCCGGTGCCGTCGTCCCGCTCGGCCCGCCGTCGCCGGGGGGACCGGCCCCTCGACCACCTCCTGCGGCTGGCGGGCCGGAACGTCGCGCCCGGTGGCGCCGGGGTGGTGGTCGTCGACGCGCTGCGCGCGGTCCGGGTGCTCGCCGACCAGTCGGGCCTCGACCGGGCCGGGCGGGCGGCCAACCTGCGAGGGGCGTATGCCGTGCGACCGGGCGACCGGGGTCGGCTCGAGGGGCGAGAGGTCGTCCTCGTGGACGACGTGCTCACGACCGGGGCGACCCTCGCCGAGGCCGCCCGGGCAGTGCGGTGCGCGGGTGGCGAGCCGGTGGCCTCAGCCGTCATCGCCGCGACCCGGCTGCGCGGGGACCGGCCGGCGACACCGCATCCGGTGTCTGCGCCCGACCGTTCGGCCCTTCCGCCACGGGACGCGGAGGACTAA
- the raiA gene encoding ribosome-associated translation inhibitor RaiA — translation MDIVVTGRHAQVTDRFRAHLEEKLAKVPQLMPKVTRVDVVVTHEPTTTDSERVEITCHAKGPVIRAEACNVDKYAALDTAIDRLHERLRRVGDRRRVSRGRRAPESVARATGRAATAPLDVRRDDVVSEAEPSTPFADTPIEVREKVHESAPMSLEEALDRMELVGHDFYLFHDKDTDRPSVVYRRRGWSYGVLHLEVAGAGVAGEAGGATAAETTPRGVPEPVGAGRPA, via the coding sequence GTGGACATTGTCGTCACCGGGCGCCACGCCCAGGTCACGGACCGCTTTCGCGCGCATCTCGAGGAGAAGCTCGCCAAGGTGCCCCAGCTCATGCCGAAGGTCACCAGGGTCGACGTCGTCGTCACCCACGAGCCCACCACCACCGACTCCGAACGCGTGGAGATCACCTGTCACGCCAAGGGGCCCGTCATCCGGGCCGAGGCGTGCAACGTCGACAAGTACGCGGCGCTCGACACCGCCATCGACCGGCTCCACGAGCGGCTGCGCCGGGTCGGCGACCGTCGCCGGGTCTCCCGCGGACGCCGGGCGCCCGAGTCCGTCGCGCGGGCCACGGGTCGGGCGGCGACCGCACCGCTCGACGTGCGCCGCGACGACGTCGTGTCGGAGGCCGAGCCCTCGACCCCGTTCGCCGACACCCCGATCGAGGTGCGCGAGAAGGTGCACGAGAGCGCGCCCATGTCACTGGAGGAGGCCCTCGACCGGATGGAGCTCGTCGGGCACGACTTCTATCTCTTCCACGACAAGGACACCGACCGGCCGAGCGTGGTCTACCGCCGCCGGGGCTGGTCCTACGGCGTGCTGCACCTCGAGGTGGCTGGCGCTGGGGTGGCTGGTGAGGCAGGCGGGGCGACTGCGGCGGAGACGACCCCCCGGGGGGTCCCCGAGCCGGTCGGCGCCGGCCGAC